In the genome of Actinomycetota bacterium, the window CCCTGGGCGAGATGGCGAGCGACCTCCGGGTGCGCGTGCGTCTGGTGGTGCAGGTGGTGGCGGCCAGGGACGGCGAGATCCAGACGGGGCACGAGACGCCGGGCATGCTGGGCGGCTACGAGCTCTTCCGAACCTTCCCGCCCGAGGAGGCGGGCCGGGCCGCCGCCCTGCAGGCCCTGACCATGCTGGAGGCGCGCCCCGCTCCCTCCGGCCCCATGGCGGTGGTCATCGCCAACGGCACCGGGGGGGTGCTCTTCCACGAGGCATGCGGGCATAGCCTGGAGGCGGATGCCGTCTTCAAACAGGCATCGGTCTTCGCGGGGAAGCTGGGGGAAAGGGTGGCCTCCCCCCTGGTCAGCGCCTATGACGACGCCACCCTTGTCAACCGCTGGGGGTCCTTTTGCTACGACGACGAGGGCTCCAGGGCGGAGCGCACCCCTCTCATCGAGGAGGGGGTGCTGCGCAACTTCATCAACGACCGCAGGCGCTCCCTGCGCGACGGCCTCCCTCCCACGGGCAACGGGAGGCGCCAGTCCTACCGCTTCATACCCATCCCCCGCATGACCAACACCTATATCGAGAGGGGGACGGCGAAGCGGGAGGAGATCATCGCCGACACCCCGCTGGGGCTGTACGCCCTCAAACTGGGAGGCGGCGAGGTGAACCCGGTCACGGGGGACTTCATCTTCGCCGTCACCGAAGGGTATATGATACGCGGCGGTGAGGTGGCCGAGCCGGTCAAGGGCGCCACCCTCATCGGCAACGGGCCTCGGGTGCTCCTGGACATCGATGCCGTCGCCGACGACCTGGATTTTGACACCGGCATGTGTGGCAAGGAGGGCCAGGCGGTGCCGGTATGTACCGGCCAGCCCACCCTGCGGGTGCGGGAGATGGTGGTGGGCGGGACCACGGAGGTGATGTAGGTGGAGCGCGGGGAAGGACTGCTGGACCTGGCGCGGGAGTGGGTGGAGCGCGGACGTGCTCTGGCGGGCGCGGGGGTGGAGCTGGAGGTATTCGCGCAGGAACACCGCGGCCTCACCGTCAAGGCCTTCGGCGGAGAGGTGGAAGGCCTGCGCTATTCTCACAGCCGGGGAGTGGGGGTGCGCGCGCTGCGCGGAGGGCGCCTCGGCTATTCCTACTGCACCGGCCTGGGATGGGAGGAGGTGAAAAGGGCAGTCGAGGAGGCGGTGGCCAACTCTCTCTACGGCACCCCCGACGAGCATAACCTGCTTCCGGGCCCGGCGGCCTACACGCGGGAGGACCTGGGCATCCATCACCCCGAGGTGGAGGAGACGGACTCCGCGCGCAAGGTGGAGATGGCCCTGGAGCTGGAGAGGCTCACCTTGGCCGCCGACCGCCGCGTCGCCCAGGTGGAGACGGCGGTGTACGCGGACGGGGTGGCGGAGGTGGCGGTGGCCAGCACGGCGGGCGTAGA includes:
- a CDS encoding TldD/PmbA family protein; this translates as MIDEDTARRVLGKALSLGGDFAELFVERRHGCALRMEEEKVEDSSSGSEAGAGVRVMRGESVAYAYTNDIGEASLLETAGVAAAASRGGGDSAVSLEKPLARLPVLMEHPVELDIDEFPRAEKIELLRRADQAAREAGPYVAQVVVMLADSRQEVFVANSLGEMASDLRVRVRLVVQVVAARDGEIQTGHETPGMLGGYELFRTFPPEEAGRAAALQALTMLEARPAPSGPMAVVIANGTGGVLFHEACGHSLEADAVFKQASVFAGKLGERVASPLVSAYDDATLVNRWGSFCYDDEGSRAERTPLIEEGVLRNFINDRRRSLRDGLPPTGNGRRQSYRFIPIPRMTNTYIERGTAKREEIIADTPLGLYALKLGGGEVNPVTGDFIFAVTEGYMIRGGEVAEPVKGATLIGNGPRVLLDIDAVADDLDFDTGMCGKEGQAVPVCTGQPTLRVREMVVGGTTEVM